A genomic region of Fusarium oxysporum f. sp. lycopersici 4287 supercont2.30 genomic scaffold, whole genome shotgun sequence contains the following coding sequences:
- a CDS encoding uncharacterized protein (At least one base has a quality score < 10): MSQPAPRRRGRPRKAESEEARVARERALQRVRSQRYYERKHQQAVQPSLASRTAPNRIPASSTDPSTGFYLESQFHIPIPDEDPLPVESTLIDHEPSGVEVDSAEGPCDLPSVEDDDPHTGNTTPQSRQVLEEQTTHFTLGTQSIPHSASLHHIDDVADGHDVEDRYYGIPEFINHRPQNPPPSENPIPRLEKHLAQEWMMHPSCSREEHDADHGKLIETACHHSCDSLEDVIARLDGLMNDDHSHDPLPHVTEPTSDILDHASSADDPCSNNLPHNSNSQEHTSSRQRDYRAACQIALEGSLCGGVPPSLCLEAKHRLAQPFTDNFIRKTYDVDSICSFPSSLAVARLGIQWYPQPHVIFNLTDDVHISIDIPTEDFHRNHPQPRGSCQQRRPLHHIPNYCFGRVQGLIDTFIWVFFPALCHRHIHDNSYKRTSIPKEQYTLWYDKVLLPAVVAAVQDPSILQYIPPSRRVAQSTSRARQEGISTECLTGANASMDVLGQGTRSNALSYSLQHRHLGAIWQEIQSRIIEFPQFAGVRLYMGAKNLKLAYMHLDIAQTLSDFDNQWNAAVDKKFLDPDCTFIDIGRQYTPQIGSAAESNVLIWRRCCLRRLWRQRQAWSRQYNTAKPDGHNHSQSFEPRQCGVSTLRQAEYPFVTTRDAADMTITLTHNSREAREGLLYSQFYNLVKIPFDAAKQYPFQNPQLEKRLWIHPTSLIVKSLPVEVMQIKLLSSSLID, from the exons ATGTCTCAACCAGCCCCTAGACGTCGTGGTCGACCCAGGAAGGCAGAATCTGAAGAAGCGCGGGTCGCTCGGGAGCGTGCTCTGCAGCGCGTACGATCACAACGATACTACGAACGAAAACATCAGCAAGCCGTGCAGCCCTCTCTCGCCAGCCGAACTGCACCAAACAGAATTC CTGCATCGTCAACGGACCCGAGTACCGGCTTCTACCTGGAGTCGCAATTCCACATTCCCATACCAGATGAAGATCCACTGCCGGTCGAGTCTACTTTGATCGATCACGAACCAAGCGGCGTAGAGGTGGATTCAGCCGAAGGACCGTGTGATCTACCATCTGtggaggatgatgatccACATACGGGTAATACAACGCCCCAGTCTCGCCAAGTTCTAGAAGAACAAACGACTCATTTCACCCTGGGCACGCAATCTATCCCTCATTCAG CTTCTCTTCACCATATTGATGACGTCGCcgatggccatgatgttgaggataGATACTATGGCATCCCCGAATTTATCAATCACCGCCCTCAAAATCCGCCGCCTTCAGAGAACCCAATCCCGAGGCTCGAGAAACATCTTGCTCAGGAGTGGATGATGCATCCAAGCTGTTCAAGAGAAGAACATGATGCAGATCACGGGAAGTTAATCGAGACTGCTTGCCACCATTCTTGTGACTCACTAGAAGATGTTATCGCTCGGCTCGATGGATTGATGAATGATGATCACAGCCATGACCCCCTACCGCATGTCACTGAACCCACTTCTGATATTCTCGATCATGCTTCTTCGGCGGACGATCCTTGCAGTAATAACCTGCCTCATAATTCTAATTCACAAGAGCACACAAGCTCGCGTCAACGTGATTACAGGGCAGCTTGCCAAATCGCTCTTGAAGGATCCCTATGCGGTGGCGTACCACCAAGTCTTTGCTTGGAAGCTAAACATCGCCTTGCACAGCCTTTTACAGATAACTTCATCCGAAAAACGTACGACGTCGACAGCATATGTAGTTTCCCCTCGTCCTTGGCTGTCGCCAGGTTGGGTATTCAGTGGTACCCGCAACCACATGTTATCTTCAACCTCACGGATGACGTTCACATCAGCATCGACATCCCTACCGAAGACTTTCATCGCAACCATCCTCAGCCGCGAGGGAGTTGCCAGCAACGACGTCCGTTACATCATATCCCAAACTACTGCTTTGGACGGGTTCAGGGTTTGATAGATACATTCATCTGGGTGTTCTTCCCTGCTTTGTGCCATCGCCACATACATGATAACTCCTACAAGCGGACTTCAATTCCCAAGGAGCAATACACATTGTGGTATGATAAGGTCCTATTGCCAGCGGTTGTAGCAGCAGTTCAAGATCCAAGCATACTCCAGTACATTCCCCCAAGCCGCCGAGTCGCTCAATCTACGTCACGCGCTCGACAGGAGGGTATCTCCACTGAGTGTCTTACGGGTGCAAATGCGAGTATGGATGTGCTTGGTCAAGGCACAAGGAGCAACGCACTCTCATACTCACTTCAACACAGACACCTTGGGGCGATATGGCAGGAAATTCAATCGCGAATAATAGAATTTCCACAATTCGCTGGCGTAAGACTATACATGGGGGCGAAGAACCTGAAGCTTGCATACATGCACTTGGATATCGCTCAGACCCTCAGTGATTTTGACAATCAATGGAATGCCGCTGTTGACAAGAAATTCCTCGATCCAGACTGTACATTTATCGACATTGGTCGTCAATATACCCCTCAGATTGGGTCTGCTGCTGAGTCTAATGTCCTTATTTGGCGCCGCTGCTGTCTGAGACGACTATGGCGGCAGCGACAAGCATGGAGTCGTCAGTACAACACGGCGAAGCCTGACGGACATAACCACTCACAGTCTTTTGAGCCACGTCAATGTGGTGTCTCAACCCTTCGTCAAGCTGAGTACCCGTTCGTCACCACGCGCGACGCGGCCGACATGACAATCACACTCACCCACAATAGCCGTGAGGCTCGTGAAGGTCTCCTCTATAGCCAGTTTTATAACCTTGTCAAGATTCCTTTTGATGCCGCCAAACAGTACCCGTTTCAGAACCCCCAGCTCGAAAAGAGACTCTGGATCCATCCTACCTCGCTGATTGTGAAAAGTCTACCCGTGGAAGTCATGCAAATCAAGCTTCTCTCAAGCTCGCTTATCGATTAA
- a CDS encoding NADPH2:quinone reductase, with amino-acid sequence MKSAIVKMDISVEIVDIEVPKPGPDEVLVKVIIAGSNPKDWKLAGILQREMNSGDDVAGLIEAVGENVVGFHPGDRVAAFHKMATSNGAFAEYAIAPYYTTFHIPDSLSYEDAATIPLAAYTSACALFQELDLPEPWSPIAKNAEKNDIKRPLIIYGASTATGAFAIKMAAAANIHPIIAVGSQRSSFIKPFLDENKGDQLVDYTLYKSDDELIRAIQEAVKTGGAPDGRCWKAYDTVSEDNTIALVTKAIAGPPDASGVRPKVTNIFLKTEALGSDPSVDIVFSMVGQVHETSENDKMIGVVWGAAFTRGLREGWFTPHPYVVGKNGLEGLSDGLKGLKDGTIRAQKFLTRIADTPSLSN; translated from the exons ATGAAGTCAGCCATTGTCAAGATGGACATCTCGGTCGAGATTGTCGATATCGAAGTTCCCAAGCCCGGCCCCGACGAGGTGCTGGTTAAGGTGATTATCGCAG GTTCGAACCCCAAGGACTGGAAGCTCGCTGGGATCCTCCAACGCGAAATGAACAGTGGAGACGACGTTGCGGGTCTTATCGAAGCCGTGGGCGAAAATGTCGTTGGATTCCATCCAGGTGATCGCGTAGCTGCTTTTCATAAGATGGCGACTTCTAATGGGGCTTTTGCTGAATATGCTATTGCACCATATTACACCACCTTTCATATTCCAGACTCGCTATCCTACGAGGATGCTGCTACGATTCCCCTAGCGGCCTATACCTCTGCTTGCGCCTTATTTCAGGAACTCGACTTGCCTGAGCCGTGGTCGCCGATTGCCAAGAACGCAGAGAAGAATGATATCAAGCGCCCTTTAATCATCTATGGTGCATCAACCGCCACTGGTGCCTTTGCTATCAAGATGGCTGCAGCTGCTAATATTCACCCTATTATCGCGGTTGGTAGCCAGAGGAGCAGCTTTATTAAGCCTTTCCTCGATGAGAATAAGGGTGATCAGCTGGTTGACTATACTCTGTACAAATCAGATGACGAGCTTATAAGGGCGATCCAGGAGGCTGTGAAGACGGGCGGTGCCCCTGATGGTcgctgctggaaggcatatGACACTGTTTCTGAGGATAACACAATTGCCTTGGTGACTAAGGCTATCGCTGGTCCGCCGGATGCTTCTGGTGTTAGGCCCAAGGTAACCAACATCTTTCTTAAGACTGAGGCTCTAGGCTCTGATCCGAGCGTCGATATTGTCTTCTCTATGGTCGGTCAGGTCCATGAAACTAGCGAGAATGATAAGATGATCGGAGTGGTTTGGGGTGCTGCATTTACCCGTGGTCTCCGCGAGGGCTGGTTCACCCCCCACCCTTATGTGGTTGGAAAGAACGGTCTAGAGGGTCTTTCTGATGGTTTGAAGGGTCTTAAGGATGGTACAATCCGGGCTCAAAAGTTCTTGACGCGTATTGCAGATACTCCTAGCCTGAGCAACTAA